The DNA region CCTCTTAATACATCCCTCATTACCATACTATTGAAAAACAGCTCCGATATGATGCTCAGACGACTGTCGGTTCTGAGTCCATGCAGTTTAAATATCGATAGAATATTGGAGTTGTTACTTAAGCCCCATAAATCGATCATACTGTAATCTTTAGGAAATATATAAATATTCTCCGGTTTATCTTCTATGTAGACCCGCAATGGTAATTCTCTCGATATCTCTTTAGTATCTGCCAGATCATTTAATTCACGTTGATGCGACCATATATATTCTTCATAATCATTGGAATTTAGCTGATCCAACGGTTTTGATAAAAAGCTCTTACGAGCGTCATATTTTGGATGATCAAGAAAAAGCTCCAATTCGTTCATAATTAGCAGCTTACCTAATAGGCGCTTTGAGCTATCATCAACAGAAAACCATGGATAGCACTCACTGAATCTGCTTACGCGGTATAAGAAAGCTTGATAATGCTCAGGGGCGTGACGTCCTGAATCGTTGGGATAATCCCATCGGAGTGATATCTGCGAGAACTCCGTCCATCTCCTGATAACAAACGCCAAGCTCTCAAACGCACCGACAACCTCCTTTATATTCTCAAGATAAGATCCGCGTTTCAAATGAATTAGTACCTTGTCTTTGTTCTGTTGTGGTAACGTAATTCCAACCTCTGTTCTGTAGGGCAGTATCTCGCCTTTCAGAGTCTCACCTGTTTCACTCGTATAGTTATCGTGAAACAGTTTATTCAATTTATCGTAATCGTCTTGTTTCATTTTTTCTCTTCTCTATCCCCACAATGTTTTATAGATTTTCACCCCGGTCATCTATTAGCGACCAGTACTTGTTCAACTTCTCAGCCAAATGCCTGATGCGGACTCTTGCGGCTTGTTTAAGTTCGCCCTGGAAGTTTGTGAGTTCCCTCCCTTCAATCTCCTTTTGCTGCCAAGCTAATGCTCCTCTGCATACACCGTATATCCCAACTGCTATTAAGTCTTCATACCAGTCAGCCGGGTTATTATTTGCATATTGGATAGGGATATCATATCGGTGCGCGTTTTCTTTGGCGATCATTATCAGAAGAGGCTTGTTCTCCATTATGAATTGTTCAACCTTCTCTCGCATTTCATCACAGAGAACTTTACCCTTTGTATTGACCTTAATTGATTTATGCGCTTCTATTCCTTTATTAGCACTATCAGAATTAGGCTCTCTCCTTAATTCTTTTAAATCGTTCACGATTTTATCTAACATTTAACCCTCCAATATTTCGATGATATCCACCTGATAAAAATTCAATAATTATTGAATCGGTACGCATATGTGCGCGGATTGGGGCCTATTCGGGGATATTCAGGCCTGTTTTGATAAAAAAGGAGGTGTTCCAATGTTCTCTTGAAACACCCGTCAAATGTAGGTTCTATAAGAGTTTGAAGTGGTGGCGCCTCGCGGAATCGAACCACGGACACATGGATTTTCAGTCCACTGCTCTACCTACTGAGCTAAGGCGCCTGATTTTACGAGGCAAAAATTATGCTCATCCCCCTCCAAAGTCAAGGAATTATAACTGCGCTTCAATACTTGCCTGACTTTGCGCAGTTCATCCGGCTCTTCCGATAACAAAAATTGAGCGGTATTGAATTTCGGATATATTTTTATTGACAATACAGATGTATTTTGATACTATAATGCCCTTGCAATGTAAATGGTTATTCTGCGGTAGGGACAAGAAGCTTAACAACAAATGAAAGGTTCTTAAATGCTGAATTGGTTACCTGAAAACATATCTACATATGGTGCGGAAATCGATTATCTCTTCTATTTCATTTATTACATAACCACTGTCATTTTTCTTCTCGTTGCGGGTTCGATGATCTACTTCCTGATTAAATACAGATATGATAAGGAACGCAAAGCGGAGTATTCGCACGGCAACATAAAACTTGAAATAATCTGGACAAGCGCGACGACAATCGGAGTTCTCATACTTGCGCTGATGAGCGCTCCTGTATGGAAGCAGATTAAAATCGAATCGCCGGATGCGGATATTGTTGTTCAGGTGACGGGAGAACAATTTAACTGGATCATGCTATATCCGGGTCCCGATAAGATGTTCGGAACAGACGACGATCTCGAAATCGAGAACGAACTGAACGTCCCTATCGATAAAGTAATTCACATAAATCTGCTTTCCGACGACGTTATTCACAGCTTTTTTATACCGGTTCTCAGGCTTAAACAGGATGCCGTGCCCGGACGAGAGATCATGGTTTGGTTTGAAGCTACTAAAACCGGCAGATACGAAATACCGTGCGCGGAACTCTGCGGGTTCGGTCATTCGGGAATGCTCGGTTATCTTTACGTCCATACAGCCGAAGATTATGAAAATTGGGTCAGCGAAAACTGGCCTGAATCTTAAACTGATTTAGTCTATCAGGATTTTTCCCATACATTAAGGAAAGTCAAATATGACAGAAGAGACCAAGACGGAAAATACTCACGACGATCACGCCAGGCAGAGTATCTGGTCGAAGTACATTTTTTCATTAGACCACAAGATGATAGCCAAACAGTACCTGCTTCTTGGGATTATCATGTTGGCTTTGGGCGGACTTCTCGCGATGCTTATCAGGTGGCAGCTCGGCTATCCCGAAGAACCGCTTCCGATTATCGGGCTTTCTGATGAGTATATAGAAACAGGTGAAGCATCCGGCGCTATAGATAAAATGTGGGATGATTGGTTCGAAAATGAAACAGAAAACTGGTTTACTTCAAATATACCCGGCGGTGTTATAGGACCCGAGTTTTACAATGCACTTTTCACGATGCACGCAACTATTATGATATTCTTCGCCATCATGCCGATACTGATCGGCTGCTTCGGTAACTTTCTGATTCCGCTTATGATCGGCACCAAGGACATGGCATTTCCGTTTTTGAATATGCTGTCGTTCTGGGTTGCCTTTATCGCTTCAATAGTCATGCTCTCCGGATTTTTCGTTCCCGGAGGACATGCAGCTGCCGGGTGGACGGGATATCCGCCATTGTCTGCCTCCGCAGATTTTACAGGAGTCGAATGGGGTCAAAATCTCTGGATAATCGGTCTCCTTCTAATCGGCATCTCATCAATGATGGGTGCCATTAACTATATAACCACAATCATCAACATGCGTACGGTGGGGATGACTTTCTTCCGGCTGCCGCTGACCGTCTGGTCTCTTTTCATAGTGGCAATACTATTACTCCTTGCGGTGCCCGTTCTAGCTTCAGCTCTTGCCATGCTTTTATTCGATAATATGTTCGGTACGAGTTTCTTCTCAGCCGCAGGTGGCGGTGATCCGATTTTATGGCAGCATCTCTTCTGGTTTTTCGGGCATCCGGAGGTATACGTCCTGATTTTGCCGGGAATGGGAATAGCATCGGACCTGTTGTCGGTTTTCGCCAGAAAACCCATCTTCGGGTACAAGGCTATGGTTTACGCAATGATCTCGATTGCCGGACTTGGATTTATAGTCTGGGGGCACCACATGTTCCAGAGCGGAATGAATCCTGGCATAGGAACCACGTTTATGTTTTCCACTATGGTTATAGCCGTTCCCTCAGCTATCAAAACGTTTAACTGGTTTGGTACCCTGAAAGGCGCGAATATTAAGTTTACAGTCCCTATGATGAATACCCTTGCCTTTGTTTCGATGTTCGTTATAGGCGGATTAAGCGGGATTTTCATGGCTTCGACACCGGTTGACATCTTCATCCACGATACCTATTTCATTGTCGCCCACATTCATTACGTCATCTTCGGCGGAAGCATTTTCGCCCTGTTTGCAGCTGTATACTACTGGTTCCCGAAGATGTTCGGCAGGGGTATGAACATGACGCTCGGAAAGATCCATTTCTGGATGACTTTCATATTCTTCAACGCAACGTTCTTCCCGATGCATATACTCGGAGTCGGCGGACACATGAGGAGAATTTACAATCCGATGCAATATGAATTTCTTCAGGATATGCAATGGATAAACGAGTTCATAACCGTCTCGGCGATAATGCTCGGTTTCTCGCAGATCCTCTTTTTCTTCAACTTTTTCTACAGCATGTACTGGGGTAAAGCGGCCGAGGATAA from Candidatus Neomarinimicrobiota bacterium includes:
- a CDS encoding cbb3-type cytochrome c oxidase subunit I, with the translated sequence MIAKQYLLLGIIMLALGGLLAMLIRWQLGYPEEPLPIIGLSDEYIETGEASGAIDKMWDDWFENETENWFTSNIPGGVIGPEFYNALFTMHATIMIFFAIMPILIGCFGNFLIPLMIGTKDMAFPFLNMLSFWVAFIASIVMLSGFFVPGGHAAAGWTGYPPLSASADFTGVEWGQNLWIIGLLLIGISSMMGAINYITTIINMRTVGMTFFRLPLTVWSLFIVAILLLLAVPVLASALAMLLFDNMFGTSFFSAAGGGDPILWQHLFWFFGHPEVYVLILPGMGIASDLLSVFARKPIFGYKAMVYAMISIAGLGFIVWGHHMFQSGMNPGIGTTFMFSTMVIAVPSAIKTFNWFGTLKGANIKFTVPMMNTLAFVSMFVIGGLSGIFMASTPVDIFIHDTYFIVAHIHYVIFGGSIFALFAAVYYWFPKMFGRGMNMTLGKIHFWMTFIFFNATFFPMHILGVGGHMRRIYNPMQYEFLQDMQWINEFITVSAIMLGFSQILFFFNFFYSMYWGKAAEDNPWQANTLEWFAPTPPPHGNFPVQPIVYGGPYEYSLPDKEEDWLSQAAER
- the coxB gene encoding cytochrome c oxidase subunit II: MLNWLPENISTYGAEIDYLFYFIYYITTVIFLLVAGSMIYFLIKYRYDKERKAEYSHGNIKLEIIWTSATTIGVLILALMSAPVWKQIKIESPDADIVVQVTGEQFNWIMLYPGPDKMFGTDDDLEIENELNVPIDKVIHINLLSDDVIHSFFIPVLRLKQDAVPGREIMVWFEATKTGRYEIPCAELCGFGHSGMLGYLYVHTAEDYENWVSENWPES